One genomic segment of Mus pahari chromosome 4, PAHARI_EIJ_v1.1, whole genome shotgun sequence includes these proteins:
- the LOC110320215 gene encoding carbonic anhydrase 1-like, producing the protein MEEEILKXGPLADSYRLTQFHFHWGNSXDHGSEHTVDGTRYSGELHLVHWNSAKYSSASEAISKADGLAILGVLMKVGXANPSLQKVLDALNSVKTKLAQLRGLLSSAEGEPAVPVLSNHRPPQPLKGRTVRASF; encoded by the exons TTCTCAAAGNTGGCCCTCTTGCTGATAGCTATCGGCTCACTCAGTTCCATTTTCACTGGGGCAACTCAAANGACCATGGCTCTGAGCACACCGTGGATGGAACCAGATATTCTGGAGAG CTTCACTTAGTTCACTGGAATTCTGCAAAGTACTCCAGTGCTTCTGAAGCCATCTCAAAGGCTGACGGACTGGCAATCCTTGGGGTGTTGATGAAG GTTGGTNCAGCCAACCCAAGCCTGCAGAAAGTACTTGATGCTCTAAACTCAGTTAAAACCAAG CTGGCCCAACTCCGTGGTCTTCTGTCAAGTGCAGAGGGAGAGCCTGCAGTTCCAGTTCTGAGCAACCACCGTCCACCCCAGCCCCTGAAGGGCAGAACTGTCAGAGCCTCATTTTGA